GCAATCCCTTAGCCTGCAACAAGGCGCATTTGGCAACGCAATAGTGCTTTTTTTAAAAAATTATATCGGCTATGTTGGCGTGTGGGTGCTTGATGTATTCTTTTTTATATTTGCTTGGCTTATTTTCACGCAGCGCAATATTGATGTGCTTTTAAAACAGACAAAAAACAAGTGCCTTGTGGCGTTTGATGTCATTAAACACATAAGTTTATTGCTCTACGCCTTAGGTGTAAAACTCACAAAAAGCTTTCTTGCCTTTATCCGTCCGCATATACATAATCTCTTTGCCAAAAAAACGCAAGATGTCCTTGACTTGCAATCCGCTGCGCAAGAGCGCACCAAGGCTCCAAGCTATGATTTTAAAGATGTGCTTGTGGAGAGGGCATTTGATGAAATGGCACAAAGTCCTAATGCTGCTCCTAATGCTACTAATATAACGCACACTCCCATGCCTGCTGTAGATTCTATAAATACAGAATCTACAGACTCTCAAAATGTATCGCCCACTCAAGCAGATTCTATAAACACAAATATCCAAACTAATGCCGATACAAGCGCAAGTGCGCCACTTTTAGAGATTGTAGAATCCTCACAAAGCGATATGAATTTAGAGGAGTTTTTCAAAACACAAAGAATAAAACATCAAGATATGCTTAAAAATCTTAAAAACCAGCCGCACACTGCCCTATCTCAGCCCGCTATAGAGCTTACAGAATCCCTTAAGCACACTCAAGCCAATATCTCACAAGAATCTACATCATCTAAATCCATTCCCACGCCCCCACCGCGCCCCATTAACCCAGATGTATTTTTGCAATCTGCGCAACATACTGTATCTACAAATACAGAATCTACCTCCATTGCGGCATCTAGCACACAGGCAAGTATTAAAGAGGAGAATATCAAAGCCGCATCGCACACTAAAGAATATGGGCAAATGCTAGATTCTATGCAGGATAAAAAAAGTGTGCAAAGCACGCAAGCAGATACGCAAGTGCCTGAAAACAAAACGACATATGATGATAATCTTTTTGCTAAAGAGATGCCATTTATTCCCATTCCACCGCTTCAACAAACGCCTAAACAAGAGCGCGCGCCACATTTTGCAAATACAGAATCTGCCACAGATTCTATAAGAGTAGATTCTACAAACACAGAATCTGCCCACACAGAATCTACAAATACGCAATCCACCACCCTAGCGCAAAATAGCGCGCAAAGCACGCCTATGCCACAAACCCTTGAACTTGATATTAAAGAAATTACAGAATCTAATCCCACGCAGTGGGTAGATTCTATCGTGCAAGAAATTCCCACAAAAGAAGTCCCTACGCAAAAAATCCCTCCGCAAGCACCCCACGCGCAAGAGCCAAATCACAAGCCCACCCATACTCGTGTAACAGAGCTTGCTGAAAATAAAGCACTTTTAAATAACCTTGAATATGGCAAAGTGAATAAGCCTCTTAATTTTAAACTTCCCTCTACAAGCCTGCTTAACCAACCTCTAGGCGAGAAAGTAGAAATTGATGGCAGCGAGATTGATAGAAAGATTGAGGATTT
The window above is part of the Helicobacter jaachi genome. Proteins encoded here:
- a CDS encoding DNA translocase FtsK, translating into MLLFLSIATIIGDYGLVGNFGIYFATLNLNIFGYIAYVYLPLLLYPLFRFYKSPTITFRRLELIVSCSLFFIALLILQSLSLQQGAFGNAIVLFLKNYIGYVGVWVLDVFFFIFAWLIFTQRNIDVLLKQTKNKCLVAFDVIKHISLLLYALGVKLTKSFLAFIRPHIHNLFAKKTQDVLDLQSAAQERTKAPSYDFKDVLVERAFDEMAQSPNAAPNATNITHTPMPAVDSINTESTDSQNVSPTQADSINTNIQTNADTSASAPLLEIVESSQSDMNLEEFFKTQRIKHQDMLKNLKNQPHTALSQPAIELTESLKHTQANISQESTSSKSIPTPPPRPINPDVFLQSAQHTVSTNTESTSIAASSTQASIKEENIKAASHTKEYGQMLDSMQDKKSVQSTQADTQVPENKTTYDDNLFAKEMPFIPIPPLQQTPKQERAPHFANTESATDSIRVDSTNTESAHTESTNTQSTTLAQNSAQSTPMPQTLELDIKEITESNPTQWVDSIVQEIPTKEVPTQKIPPQAPHAQEPNHKPTHTRVTELAENKALLNNLEYGKVNKPLNFKLPSTSLLNQPLGEKVEIDGSEIDRKIEDLLSKLKMFRVEGDIARTYSGPIVTTFEFRPAPNVKVSKILTLEDDLAMALRAHSIRIQAPIPGKDVVGIEIPNNHTQTIYLREVLESDLFKTSTSPLTLALGKDIVGNPFITDLKKLPHLLIAGTTGSGKSVGINAMILSLLYKNSPDNLKLLMIDPKKVEFSIYADIPHLITPIITQPKKAIVGLNSAMAEMDRRYDLMSEMRTKDIDSYNRKVLSEGGEKFAYLVIIIDELADLMMTGGKEVEFALARIAQMGRACGIHIIVATQRPSVDVVTGLIKTNLPSRISYKVGSKIDSKVILDTFGAESLLGKGDMLFTPPGLGGVMRLHAPWNTEEEIEKVAEFLKAQQVAQYDKHFMLDERDNLVSSNADSQNGENSDLLSEAKNIILQDRKTSASYLQRRLSIGYNKAANLVEQLENEGFLSAPNIKGVREILGQ